The Diabrotica undecimpunctata isolate CICGRU chromosome 3, icDiaUnde3, whole genome shotgun sequence genome includes the window catcagtgcgtggaagaaataaaaagacaggaaagaacgttctgttcagttgccatctttaCAGATAGTCAGACAGCTCtcaaggcactcaattctgtagaggtaaATTCTAAGCTGGTAttggattgcgtgtgtgccctaaataaactaggagaccgtagcaaggttacggtagcctgggtaccggggcacgagggtcataagggcaattaAAAGGCaaatgaaatggccaaacaaggctcatcattgccattcattggaccggaaccttTCTGCGGAGTtgcaaaatcagtaacaagaacgactacaaggaagtgggtagctcacaaatctctggaatggtggagaaattcaccaggacaaacacaggcgaaacagttcattagagaacatttgccaaaatttacggcagacctaataagcaaggacaggaaaacagtcaaggccatagtaggtcttctaacagggcactgtaagctgaataggcacttgaagctgatgggattatcagatgatgacctgtgcagattctgtcacctcgaagaagaaacagcagagcacattttatgtcagtatgacagtctggcaaatgtgcggttctttgcattagaaTAAGAatatccaccggcaaatagctacatggaaggtacagtctcgaagctactagactttataaaaagggtcaggctagaaaATGTTATCTACAgaacatccgttattatagactttccgacttaatattgcccagaactcttcaattggacaagcctgaggtaggttggggggattttctgttttcggtacaaaggtaatgttgttagtttcgtaccattCCCTTGTGATCCtagcgtaatgacatgaagcaagatatGCACTCGCCTTAAGACGCGACAaaatctcggaattctctctaattgatcctctgtgtattttggagctttccttcttttccggtagataatattgttactcgatagggtcctgtatactgtagtcttaccaacatgaaatcttctggccagttttcgctgtgagaccccaattttgttcttagctgcttcaatcagtcttgcctctcttatatggttcaaaatccgaggtcggccacttttacgcaagttaacacatggtattccttcttcacattctctgattgtgcgataaattgtcgatttgcctATGTTTTAAtatcgataaatattaacaatatctcgtttcgacattcgcccaaccacattataaacacctcgacgaatatcaattttataagacattttgcagagcacaaaccaaaatattctgctttgtttaataaatgtcaataactaatgacatttcaattccatggccttctttgttaaatgcattttgcttctcaatcagaccaggtgaaatttttcccaaaactttaggaccatacgttattaacaacttataaatttaattttatttaattatttatttctttgattaaaaaaaaaacaaaaacctagTGTTATTTTTTGATATAGATAAGTGACTTAATTCACTTATAAAATTGTATAGTAAATTGTTGTAttgtagtttatataatattaagCTATATTTCTAACTTGTGCCTCGCAGTTTActattaaagtaaaataattgtgacttattctgtagcatttgtattttctttcgtatgtATTAAAAATCACCCTGtttgtattaaaacaccgaaatattattttaattatttttgcgCCGCCGAGAtttataaaaaaacacattttaaagtttgtttatatatcacagatgggTATTTCTTCGGTATTTCTTTGATCGAGATGccgctttaggatattttgcgcgtcaaataaacaggAATATTTTCGTTTATGCTTTGTTTATACTGAGTTGGGTGAACGATTCTTAAAGATTATGAGATCACTATCGATGGAGCCGCTGTCAAGGGCAATTGGTTTCGTTTATTTAGTCCGAATTTTCATCAAATTCGTAATGGTTTTTCGTTATTCGTTTTTTGTTATCGAAAATTAGTTAGTGAGCAgttaaaatttaagtttaatttgAAACTTGGATGTATAAAGAACACGGGTGTGTAATTTTTTAAAGAGCCTGCAGATTTTATttgtgaaacaaaaatcaaaggaAATCAAAGGCAATGTGACAAGTTTTGCTGAATTAATCACCGATTTGTTATATGTGTTGTATTGTGTACTAAATGGAAAATGTGTAAGCAGTGTTCCAACGATATAAGGGGTCCACATGTTTTTGAGATGTTTTGAAAAGCCAAGCTTTGAAGATTGCAGTTAATTAACCCAAAGCCCGATGATACAGTGCCCAGCTTCCATCATCTATTTGTTGTCCCTGGTCATTTCAGACCATTTTGTAGCTTGTGAAACGCATTTGTTTTGTTTTGCAGTGTTTTGAGTCCAGTTCCAACACCAAAACTTTTAAAGGAGATACAACAGTCAGTGATATCAggtacctttttttgttaaaaattttaaaagtaaaaatagacatttttcattaataattgctttcatgacaagttaagaaattgtaataagtaaaattataaatattagggAGTGGCTaactgtcatattaattattcttataaagttttaaaatttaatcttgacatatgacagttagcattATTTTCTACAGACATTTGGTACATACCTAACCATACATTGTATAAGCCTGATGGAaggtgtaataaataaaacaaatactagaTTGAGTAATTGTATAAGTAACAAGTATATTAACTTCACATGCCAGTAACTTAACCTAACAACTGTGTCTAACCTAATAACCTGTCTTGTCACTCTCTGTCATGCCATCTTGTTACCAACATGAATAATAATATGATTGTCACTTAACTGGGTATCATACATCCTCTTTTCTTTTTCCTTATAAGTTCAGCTTACAAGGTTTTTTAATTTGTCTCCCTGACCTTGTACAGTAAGTATTATTATGATTTGATGTTTCAAGTATATGATTGTTATCAGGGATTAAAACTTCTGTTGCTTGATGTTCCTGATGTGTTTCAATACCCTCACTGTCTGGCAATTCATGATATACACCACCATTGCCACCCATATGATGATCATCACCACAGTCTACAACATGTTTATTTACTGATGATCTTATGTGAGATCTGTTTCTTCTGATAATGTTTCCACTGTCATCTTGCAGGATGTATGATCTAGGCGATTCATGTTGATTCAAGATTTCTGCAGATTTCCAGATGTTATTACAGTGATCATGGACTGTTACATCCATGTCCCTGTTCAATGGCTTCAATATTGttgcatttttattaaaagttgtctcatttaattcttttttagctTTCATTTTCATTTCCACAATTTCACACAAACATGGATGCAACAAATCAACTGAAATTGGAACTTTTGTTTTACATCTTCTGCTATTAAGAAGTTGTGATGGGGAGTATTCCATACCTTTTaatggataatttctataatttattAATGCTGACTGAAGGTCAGCATGCTTTCTTTCATCTATAGTTTTCCTTAACATGTTTTTTGCAATTGACACTGCTTTTTCTGCTAATCCATTTGAACGTGGATAATTAGGACTACGAAAGATTGAAGTAAAGTTCCAATTTCTGCTAAACTTTCTAAATTTTTCACTATTATATGGTACGTTGTCAGTTACAAGAAAATCAGGTGATCCAAATCGTGCAAAAACTGTCCTAATTTCAGCAATTACTGAATCAGCACTTTTATCTTTAATGGGTAATACCTCTAACCAGTTAGAATATGAGTCAAATAAAACTACGTAACTTTTTCCAGCATATGTGAAAATGTCGGACCCAACCCTCTCCCATGGTCTTTTAGGTAGTGGATATGATAAAAGAGTTTGTTTTGGGTTTTTTCTAGCAAATTTTTCACAACTCTTACATGCCCTTATATATGATTCAATATCCATCGCCATACCAGGCCAATAATAAATTTGGCGTGCTAGTGCTTTTGTTTTTTCTATGCCTAAATGTCCCTCATGAAGTAATCCTAGAACttcttttcttaataaaaaaggaacaactaatTTATTGTCTAGAAAAAGTAGGTCATTAGTTATAAATAGGTTCTCCTTAAGTTTGGCAAAGTGTCTGACATTTtctggaattttatatttttgctcTGGCCAACCACTGATGATAAAATCAAAAACAACTTGTAGTTGGGGGTCTGCTATTGTCTGTTGTCGAAACTGATTTTTTCGTTCCTCAGATAGCGGTAAATCATTGACAATTAAATGAACAGCAAACTCTATCTCCGTATCAAcagattttttgttgttttttagaaaTGCCCTTGATAGTGTGTCAGATATGTACATGCTTTTTCCTGGTTTGTATGACACAACTAAATCATAATCTAATAATTTTAATCTCATTCTCAGGATTCTTGGTGAAATTgactgtaaatcttttttaaaaattgattccAGTGGTTTGCGATCACTGTGGACTTTTACACAAGCTCCATAGACAAAGTAGTGAAACCTCTTTACAGCAAATAAAATAGCTaaagtttctttttctatttgaaCATACTGATGCTCAGTTTTTGTAAGGCTCCTTGATGCAAAGGCCACAAGTCTACCTTCTTGCAACAAACATGCCCCCAATCCATCTTTTGATGCATCTGTTTCAATTTCTGTTGGTTTCTTTGGGTCAAATACTGCCAAGATTGGCGATTTAGTCAACAGATGCTTTAGTTGATCCAGTGAATCTTGATGCTCACTTGACCACTGCCAATCTACATCTAATCTTGTCAAGTTTCTTAACGGGGCAGATATTTTTGATAGGCTTGGTACGAACTTGGCTACATattttaccattcctaaaaatcttGCAACATCTTGTTTGCACTCTGGTGTGGGCATGTCTAAGATTGCTTTGATATATTTATCACTTGTTTTCACACCATCCTTTGAAAATATCTGACCCATGTATTTAACACTACTTTGTTTGAACTGTACCTTGGACTTATTGAACTTTATATTGTATTTGGTAGCACAGTCAAGAACCCTTTTTAAGTTCCTGTCATGTTCTGCTTCCAGTGACAGAGGCACCAGTGACAATTAAATCATCAAAGTAAAGGCCTACGCCTTCAAGATctccaaatatttcaaaattctttttctgGAATACTTCTGGGACTGAGCAGATACCGAAAGCCAGTCTATTAAATTGATATCTACCAAATGGTGTGCCGAAAGTCATTAAATCTGCACTTTCATCATCCAGCTCCACTTGCCAATAACCATCCTTCATGTCTAAAACGGTGAAGAACTGTCCTCTACCAAGTAGAGTTACAATTTCATCAAAAGAAGGAATTTGAAAATGTTCTCTCTTGATGGCCCCATTAAGTTCTTTTGGATCAAGACATAGCCTTAAGTCACCATTTGGCTTTTTCACAATGACAGGTGGGTGAACCCACTCTGTTGGTTTATCTACCTTTGTTATGACTCCTTGCGCTTCAAGATCAcgcagtttattttttaaacgttttcgTAAAGCATGTGGAACCCGTCTTATGGTGCTTATTCGAGGTTTGGTATCTTCTCTCAAGGTTATATGGTGTTTTGTTGGAAATTTTCCTAGACCTTCAAACACATgtgcatattttgttactaaatcatttaaatttttaaatttagaacttACTAATGAATCTACCCGTTTGACTAATTAATTCGTTTAATTCTATACATTCCTTAAACCCCAGCAAAGGAACCTGATTTTTTGTATCTACAACTACAAAAGATATATCTTTTTCATCATTTTTAATAACACAAGTTAATTTAACTCTACCTACAGTTTTAATTTTGAACTTTGAATCCCCATATGATACTAATGATATATTAGATTTATGGATATGTGCTGTTGGGGCTATTTCTTTGAGAATACTTAAAGGCAATGTGCTTACCTCAGCTCCAGTATCTAATTTAAATGACACAGGCTTATTGTTAACATAAATATCAGCTGACCACATATCTTGTCCAACCTCATGTTTACATTTAGAGTTTACTGACCTGACAAAATACTGATACTCACTACCTTCACTCTCACTTCCTGAACTGTGCACATCACTTACACTAGCTTCTGTTACTTGATGCACTTTCTTCTTCTGCTCTTTCATCGCCTTTCTGGGAATTTCTGGTTTGATTCTCACATTGCTCCCACTAGTTTTATGGTCTTCTCTACAAACTTTTGCAAAATGGTTATGGCCTTGACACTTAGCACATGTTTTACCCCAAGCAGGACATCGATTGTCTCTCAAATGATTATATCCACATCTGGTACACACACGATCACATCTTGGTTCTCTTCGTTGAACTGCATTTATTAATGACTCATTTTGTAACATTTTAGACTGGTCTTTACTTATTTCTATCGCTCGACATATGTCAACTGCTTTCATTAACGTTAACTCTGATTCTCTGAGCAGTTTTTCTTGTGTTGCTTTGTTGTGTATGCCCATTACTATTCTATCTCTGATCATCTGGTCTTGTTGGCTATACTTTGTTGTTTTAATGGCTTTCCGTAGTTCTGTAACAAACGAGTCAAATGGTTGCCCTTCTTGCTGGCTAATACTATTAAACTTAAATCTTTCAAATATGACATTTTTCTTTGGTGAACAATACTCTTCAAACTTCTCTTTTACGCAAGTTACTGTTCTGTCTTCATTTTCGTCAAATGTGAAGGTATTGTACAGCTCTAATGCCTCGTCACCCACCAGACTTAAGAAAACTGCCAGCTTTTTACTTTCTGGTTTGGAGGTTAGGTCCGTAGCTATCATAAATAGATCAAACTTTTGGCTAAATTTGCGCCAGTTTTCAGATATATTCCCATCTAATACTAGAGATTCAGGTGGCTTAAACGTGGATTCCATGATGATACCAAAAAATGATACTCACGTGTTACAATACAAGGTTACAGTTGAGTACCTATCCAAACAAGAAATGGTTACACCACGCAAAGATTATCACACCTGACACCATGTATAAGCCTGATGGAaggtgtaataaataaaacaaatactagaTTGAGTAATTGTATAAGTAACAAGTATATTAACTTCACATGCCAGTAACTTAACTTAACAACTGTGTCTAACCTAATAACCTGTCTTGTCACTCTCTGTCATGCCATCTTGTTACCAACATGAATAATAATATATGATTGTCACTTAACTGGGTATCATACATacattttgaatttgttttattttgtttttaaaaacgttGACCTCAGTAAGTAAGctccatttaaaaagatattttgatttataataagtatttaaATAGTTACAATTAGTTGTTGGAACCGCTACAAAATTTCGCCCAAATAGTGTCTCCAACGTCTAGAGTTTTTTTGTAAACCGATAGCACCATTGTAagttgtttttgtattttgttaatattatttgtatttttaactgtttatggtgaaataatattaaatatgtaatgttccTCCCTAAACTAAGAGTAGTATAATTTCCTTTAAAACGATTCTAacccctttttgtattttttaggaaagaaaagcctatctttccatccagcaggaagattcttgtaagcggcgtccaatttaaatagcttaggaaccttcttgtgttgttttgtctaggaaatccatgtaagtactttttgatttctctttttgtagttacccctttcCAGTCCCTTTTTTATTCACTTatctacgacccagctctccaatcaAACCAGGAGTAGCCGTttgcaaacgtttcggtttgttttgcttaccctatctccagcccaacAATTTCTGTTTCCAGTTTTCAACCCCCTTtaagtaataccctatgtggtaggccaTATAACCGCTACaattcccagtaaaaatagtatattttatCAGTGAATTGTCTATATCAAGTTCCATACTTTACTCGATTCTTCAcgcatttttttaaattgaagtaTAATTTCTCTAAAAGCAATTAAGACATCAAATTTACATCTGAATCTGATAGTTCTAAAATCCGTCGCAATGCATGTATTTTGTTAGAGCTTAATTATTAGAGGACATTAAATCTGTCACGtgttatataataaaaataaacacaaaacacAAGATGCAaacttttcaaaataaaaattctacCTTAAGCGTAAGAACTTTTTACTTTCTTTTATCTAAAAAATGATTTCGCAATTATTACATACATAGCTTCGTTCTAGCTAATAACGAGCAATCTATAACCACGctatattttaaagaaaagtcGTAAAACATGTCTCGGTCACAGCTGGTCATTTCAGTTTAATTAGAGATTAGGTTAGCGGATAGCATAAATGCTTATGACTTCGTCCTTTTCCATTTACCGGGATCCTTATCGTATTAGAATCTACGCGCAGAATCCAGCAGATCGATGTTTTGTGCCTCGATTCATACCCTAATGCAGGGTCGGCACAACAAATAAAATTTTCATTCAGCTAAAACGTGGCTTTATTGTTCTGCTAATGGAAATTAAATGTAGGCAGTTGAGGGATTTTATTTTACGAGTGATATGCATGATACGGGGGATGGGATCAAATAGACAGGTTTGAAATACGAGTTCAGCAAAATAATATATGATACTTTATAATatgttgtaagtttttcttttgTTTCATATTCCAACAATTTCATGTATGGACCTGAATTTAGAGAACTAGGTATAGTGCCAGGAAAAACAGTATCAGGATGACTAACGGGATTAAATTTATATCAAAGTGTTTTTTGTACGACTTGAGTGTTGATCCATCTCAACGTTGTGCTGCCCTTCTaggtagcttcttcaggagaagtAAAAGCTGTTAACTAATTAACTAACTAACTAATTAATTAACAGTAACTTGGATACTCAACGTACCCAGTTACGAAAAATAACATCCGAATTCACGCATACTAAATTAAATACTCAACGTATTCAGAAGAGAAACGTGACTCCCTTGGAATTGAAAATTTACGAAAAAATTTAGAGAAGGATAACAACGAATAAATGGCATATGGATATCTGCATGCTAGAAGCGCGTGGCACTTGAAAAAGAACAAGAAGGAGAGGGTACCCTGATAACGATATAAACTTGTCAAAGTTTGCCATGTCAACTATACTTGCAGCAAGTTTAAATCAAACTTGCTAGTTACCATGCGACAAACTTCCttaaagtttctttttataaagaatatacaATGCTGATATAACAAACTTGCATAAGATTTGTTTTGATATAGTAGCTACAGTTTTGTTACGGAAAGTTTGCCATATTCCTGATAGATTGATAATCTGATAATTTGCCTCTACAATGTTTTAAGGGTGATTATCCATAAAATCGTGAACGTAGGCAGTGAAGAGAAGATTATATGTAAATTTTTACGTTACTTAATCGTGAataaaacctttaaaaaataacaaaataaaaaaaattaggggTCCCCTTCATTGCTATTCGTTGTcagtttttttaacaaaaaaacacATGCATTAACTATAAATGTTTATTGTAAAATCCatacaataaattttttaaaacacacAAGAAGAATagcaaacataaaaaatattccaaaaaaacacatttaaaaatataaaaaaactgaaaGTTCCACAAAACAATgcattacaaacaaaaaaaaaacatattttaaaaaatacatgacacggcaattaaaaaatataaaatcgaaAGTAGATGAAATAGCGCCTAGTAGCTATAGTTTATACATGTTTTCTCGCGATGATCTTGTTGCCAACTGTCCATACAATTTGAGTTTCAATTAGGAGTTGGTTAAAGATGGTTGGCGCACAGTATATTGCTAAGTGGTTGGGGTGTGTCATAACTAAGGCTCTGATTtttaggcaacaaaaattgaagaaaaaggcgcctatataggcaaagatttttattaaaaaaggcaggaatattaacatttaggcaaaatataggcaataaaggaatataaattatttattgtacaaagtaaattaacgtaatattaacttaaggcaggtatatttacacatcataatcataacattagtataaataaactagtaactaaataactgtaaattaataattaaacattgtaaccacttaaaattttatcattaatagaaacaactaaatgtttttcaatattttcggtcttaaaactatgtcttcgatcacttaaaattaattcgtacattgaaaacgaacgttcgacatcgacagatgtaattggagcatatttcagagcggataataaatctggcataattttaaattcctcggaaaatgtcccattcaaaactttagcaacattagataaaaacgaaaaaccttcattcttgtcgaaaacatatttcatttttttttaaattaattgaccgttacttccaggtgccgatttaattttcgtctttaaattatctattaattttactgacttacataaatttatctcttgtttttctaataaggtaattgtggtaattattaatttataattgtcattgatataagcgagttcctgtttcaatttgggattttttaatattttttttgcttctcgaatggcttcggaaatatcatcatcaaattctgacataactaattctatttcattgcagtgttcaaagtaaaaaaactgcttcgagccaggttccccaccttgtaattactggtttaggtggcaaagggacaccgggaagtctttctttatatatttgcaccctcaacggagcctttacaaaaacttttttcataaaatttataaaaatatttaccaacggaaacagatttcttatttcttcagcaattctatttaccccgtgggctacacaagtgcaattaattaaattaggataaaaaatctttaaattaacagcagcttttaacatatatgccgcagcatctgaaagcattaaaactattttattcactggtatagcgttgggtaaaaagaggtttgttaaactatcttgtataaatcgacttattgttaaattgtttgttttttccaattattctttaacggcaactaaataaggttttctcgcaaagttttcgttcaaaattccaatcattaaattagctatatacctgccgcacaAATCtctcgtttcatccacgataatatacaaaaaattgcccccTAACTcgcgcttaatttttgaaatacattccacataacatttttccacagtatgttttctcaatgtactctcgtccggtaaggatttattaagatatttttcgaaaaagcatttaaaactagggttattaactttatatagaggaatgttggatgcaatcatcatctggcataaatcaaatttaaatgcgtcttcctccttttttttgaactgcttaaactatcccgcagatatatttgggctaacttagaggaatttaatttttccaaattacgtttatgaagtggggttccacaatgctggtcaataaataacttttttctacttgaaatctaaaaaaaaaataattagaattctaaaaccgcgtTAGAATTTaattatgttgtgggacgagaaaaaaagagaaaaaataaaacttactgaTTTGCctcatggtttacaaaatgctccatctccttctagagaaagttccaaataaggtgcgatccatagccttaatttagatgtcatcttttcacacaaatgtctaaaacgtgttctttgcttttcggtatacgcaacaaaactaaactaggatatagcaatttgtgactaagctctgatacagtaaccgactgtacaactgataataaactaataaagcttaggtatttccaaatagttaaccctcaagtctcgatcaggtacattttcctagaaatctgttatataaacaaaccattgatattttattattcacccaaaattttattatagaatggtttagtaatagaataatatcatgggtagtaccatgaaattttaaaaaagacacaaataggcggaatttacgaaaaaaggcaaaaagtgcaaaaaacaattataataggcaaaaaaggcattttgcctataatccgagctttagtcaTAACCCGGTACACCGGTACaacttttattttagttgttttgtTTTCTAGAGATTAATTTAcatgatatttttgatattttttcgagatgtactaagattttttatttttcttttaacgaTACTgaattatacaataattatttctTTCGAACAAGAGCAGGAAAGGTTAAAACGTTTATTGGCGAAGTTTAGCACTATTTCTGACCAT containing:
- the LOC140435750 gene encoding uncharacterized protein, which encodes MESTFKPPESLVLDGNISENWRKFSQKFDLFMIATDLTSKPESKKLAVFLSLVGDEALELYNTFTFDENEDRTVTCVKEKFEEYCSPKKNVIFERFKFNSISQQEGQPFDSFVTELRKAIKTTKYSQQDQMIRDRIVMGIHNKATQEKLLRESELTLMKAVDICRAIEISKDQSKMLQNESLINAVQRREPRCDRVCTRCGYNHLRDNRCPAWGKTCAKCQGHNHFAKVCREDHKTSGSNVRIKPEIPRKAMKEQKKKVHQVTEASVSDVHSSGSESEGSEYQYFVRSVNSKCKHEVGQDMWSADIYVNNKPVSFKLDTGAEVSTLPLSILKEIAPTAHIHKSNISLVSYGDSKFKIKTVGRVKLTCVIKNDEKDISFVVVDTKNQVPLLGFKECIELNELISQTGRFISLGKFPTKHHITLREDTKPRISTIRRVPHALRKRLKNKLRDLEAQGVITKVDKPTEWVHPPVIVKKPNGDLRLCLDPKELNGAIKREHFQIPSFDEIVTLLGRGQFFTVLDMKDGYWQVELDDESADLMTFGTPFGRYQFNRLAFGICSVPEVFQKKNFEIFGDLEGVGLYFDDLIVTGASVTGSRT